In the genome of Halobacterium noricense, one region contains:
- a CDS encoding glycosyltransferase, giving the protein MRVAFVSETTAHHVDADDVDRLRLLGDLLAARGHDVHVCCAQWWEGQPDTFEHEDLTYHAVTAERGQRWFSPKAAATLRNLDPDVVHGTSRTPGHVYGARWGALLAGAPLILDWYDPHDSTDGLRGRAYRYAARKPSTVVTPSRTVKTSARECSADGDEVRVVPTGIDMKGIRTVEPAEAGDIVFSRRLDEDANLESLFLALAEFREYGWNCTIVGDGPARAGYERQARDLRIDDRVEFVGEKSVEERVRLFKDAHVYVHTAERTSFGLDLLRALACGCVGIVEYHAESSAHELVETYDRGFRATNDEEITECLVAAGDLERMAVDETFAEYDHEHFLEAYLDVYREAQEQAGLL; this is encoded by the coding sequence ATGCGCGTGGCGTTCGTCTCGGAGACGACCGCCCACCACGTCGACGCCGACGACGTCGACCGCCTGCGCCTGCTGGGGGACTTGCTCGCGGCGCGCGGCCACGACGTCCACGTCTGCTGTGCGCAGTGGTGGGAGGGGCAACCGGACACGTTCGAGCACGAGGACCTGACGTACCACGCCGTCACTGCCGAGCGCGGCCAGCGCTGGTTCTCGCCGAAGGCGGCCGCCACCCTCCGGAACCTCGACCCGGACGTCGTCCACGGCACGAGCCGGACGCCCGGCCACGTCTACGGCGCGCGCTGGGGCGCGCTGCTCGCGGGCGCGCCGCTGATTCTGGACTGGTACGACCCACACGACAGTACCGACGGCTTGCGCGGCCGCGCGTACCGCTACGCCGCGCGGAAACCGAGCACGGTCGTCACGCCGTCGCGGACCGTGAAGACGAGCGCGCGGGAGTGCAGCGCGGACGGCGACGAGGTCCGCGTCGTCCCCACCGGCATCGACATGAAGGGGATTCGAACCGTCGAGCCCGCCGAGGCCGGCGACATCGTGTTCAGCCGCCGCCTCGACGAAGACGCCAACCTCGAATCCCTGTTCCTGGCGCTCGCGGAGTTCCGCGAGTACGGCTGGAACTGTACTATCGTGGGCGACGGCCCGGCTCGCGCGGGCTACGAGCGCCAGGCCCGGGACCTCCGCATCGACGACCGCGTGGAGTTCGTCGGCGAGAAGAGCGTCGAGGAGCGCGTCCGCCTGTTCAAGGACGCCCACGTCTACGTCCACACCGCCGAACGCACCTCCTTCGGCCTCGACCTGTTGCGCGCGCTCGCCTGCGGCTGCGTCGGCATCGTCGAGTACCACGCCGAGTCCAGCGCCCACGAACTCGTCGAGACGTACGACCGGGGGTTCCGCGCGACCAACGACGAGGAGATTACGGAGTGCCTGGTCGCGGCCGGCGACCTCGAACGCATGGCCGTCGACGAGACGTTCGCCGAGTACGACCACGAACACTTCCTCGAAGCGTACCTCGACGTCTACCGCGAAGCGCAGGAACAGGCCGGCTTGCTCTGA